In one window of Photorhabdus laumondii subsp. laumondii DNA:
- the corA gene encoding magnesium/cobalt transporter CorA, whose protein sequence is MLSAFKLENNRLLRLEFEEGEKLSDSLWVDLVEPAEQDRLQVQNELGQILATRPELDDIEASARFFEDEDGIHVHSFFYFEDAEDHAGNATVAFTIRDGRLYTLRERELPAFRLYRMRARNQTLVDGNAYEVLMDLFETKIEQLADVIENIYSVLESLSRVIMEGKQGDEFDIALSSLAEQEDISWKVRLCLMDTQRALNFLVRRARLPGAQLEQAREILRDIESLLPHNESLFQKVNFLMQAAMGFINIEQSRIIKIFSVVSVVFLPPTLVASSYGMNFEFMPELHWTFGYPGAIGLMIAAGLAPYLYFKRKNWL, encoded by the coding sequence ATGCTGAGCGCATTTAAGTTAGAGAATAATCGCCTGCTCCGTCTTGAGTTTGAAGAGGGAGAAAAGTTATCTGATTCCTTATGGGTAGATTTGGTTGAACCGGCAGAGCAAGACAGACTGCAAGTTCAAAATGAATTGGGCCAAATTCTGGCAACCCGACCGGAACTGGATGACATTGAGGCGTCGGCGCGTTTTTTTGAAGATGAAGACGGGATACACGTCCACTCATTTTTCTACTTTGAAGACGCGGAAGACCATGCTGGCAACGCAACAGTTGCATTTACTATTCGTGATGGTCGTCTCTATACGTTGCGAGAGCGGGAGCTCCCTGCGTTTCGATTGTATCGTATGCGTGCTCGTAATCAGACATTAGTTGATGGTAATGCTTATGAAGTGCTGATGGATCTGTTTGAAACCAAGATCGAACAGTTGGCTGATGTTATCGAAAATATTTACAGCGTGTTGGAATCCCTGAGCCGGGTCATTATGGAAGGGAAACAGGGTGATGAGTTTGATATTGCCTTGTCCAGTCTTGCTGAACAGGAAGATATTAGCTGGAAGGTTCGCTTATGTCTTATGGATACTCAGCGTGCGCTTAACTTCTTGGTGCGACGGGCCCGTTTGCCGGGGGCTCAACTAGAGCAGGCCCGTGAAATCTTGCGGGATATTGAATCGCTGTTGCCACATAATGAATCTCTGTTTCAGAAAGTTAATTTCTTGATGCAGGCGGCAATGGGTTTTATCAATATTGAGCAGAGCAGAATTATCAAAATCTTCTCGGTTGTCTCTGTGGTATTCCTGCCGCCAACGCTGGTGGCTTCCAGTTATGGTATGAACTTTGAGTTTATGCCGGAGTTACACTGGACATTTGGTTATCCGGGCGCAATTGGTTTAATGATTGCTGCCGGTCTTGCACCGTATCTCTATTTTAAGCGGAAGAATTGGCTTTAA
- a CDS encoding thioesterase family protein, with the protein MSTTLLTLEEARQVIGHAFVHNMPFNQLLGLELIRFEQDYVEIQFRNQSKLVGNIAQKILHGGVIASVLDVCGGLVCIGNALTRLVPASLEELEKRLSIMGTIDLRVDYLRPGRGELFTATSSIIRNGNKVSVARAELHNEQRAHIASVTATYLVG; encoded by the coding sequence ATGTCTACAACGCTATTAACCTTGGAAGAAGCCCGGCAAGTGATTGGTCATGCTTTTGTTCACAATATGCCTTTTAACCAATTATTAGGACTTGAACTGATTCGGTTTGAACAAGATTACGTAGAAATACAATTCCGTAATCAAAGTAAATTAGTAGGTAATATCGCACAAAAAATTTTACATGGTGGTGTAATTGCCTCAGTGCTTGACGTATGTGGTGGATTGGTCTGTATCGGTAACGCCTTGACCCGTCTGGTACCCGCATCATTAGAAGAATTAGAAAAACGATTATCCATAATGGGAACGATTGATTTACGGGTGGATTATCTACGCCCCGGTCGTGGTGAATTATTCACCGCCACCAGTAGCATTATCCGCAATGGCAACAAAGTTTCCGTCGCCAGAGCAGAACTACATAATGAGCAGAGAGCCCATATCGCCAGTGTAACGGCGACCTATCTGGTAGGATGA
- the rarD gene encoding EamA family transporter RarD codes for MNKPQTTKGVLYAFGACFIWGIAPIYFKHIQQVPADEILTHRIIWSFFFMLLLLTLTRHWSQVVKVFHQPKKVLLLAVTATVVACNWLIYIWAVNHGHMLEASLGYFISPLVNVLFGMLFLSERFRRMQWAAVILAFTGVLIQLWQFGSIPVIGLSLAVTFALYALLRKKMNVDAQTGMTIETLWLLPVAAIYLFGFANSPTSDLTANPMTLNLWLIAAGIITTVPLLLYTEAAAHLRLSTLGFFQYVGPTLMFLLATLVYGEQIGIDRLITFGFIWAALVLFTLDAVYTQRRSQR; via the coding sequence ATGAACAAGCCACAAACTACCAAAGGAGTACTGTACGCCTTCGGTGCCTGTTTTATCTGGGGAATCGCACCAATTTATTTTAAACATATCCAGCAAGTACCTGCTGACGAAATCCTGACCCATCGTATTATTTGGTCATTTTTCTTTATGTTGCTACTGCTAACATTGACTCGTCACTGGTCACAGGTAGTCAAAGTTTTTCATCAACCTAAAAAAGTGCTATTACTGGCAGTGACGGCCACTGTCGTTGCCTGTAACTGGCTGATTTACATCTGGGCGGTAAATCACGGCCATATGCTGGAAGCCAGCCTGGGTTATTTCATTAGTCCACTGGTTAATGTTTTGTTTGGTATGCTGTTTTTGAGTGAGCGTTTCCGCCGCATGCAATGGGCGGCGGTTATTCTGGCCTTCACCGGCGTGTTAATCCAATTATGGCAATTTGGTTCTATACCGGTTATTGGATTAAGTTTGGCTGTTACTTTCGCCCTGTATGCCCTGCTGCGAAAGAAGATGAATGTTGATGCTCAAACAGGCATGACGATTGAAACACTGTGGTTACTGCCGGTTGCCGCCATTTACCTATTTGGTTTTGCCAACAGCCCAACCAGTGATTTAACTGCTAACCCAATGACACTGAATCTATGGCTGATTGCTGCGGGTATTATCACTACTGTACCATTGCTGTTATACACAGAAGCCGCTGCTCACCTGCGCCTATCCACACTAGGGTTCTTTCAGTATGTCGGCCCAACGCTGATGTTCCTGCTAGCAACTTTGGTTTATGGTGAACAAATAGGCATTGACCGTCTGATTACTTTCGGCTTTATCTGGGCTGCATTAGTGCTGTTTACATTGGATGCAGTGTATACACAGCGTAGATCGCAGAGATAG
- a CDS encoding decarboxylase: protein MYGDALLLDNSLTQDSHITDEDFSRYFLNMHSAGDYLDDAYNVITRIKKILQQVDKPFSGILPNELSPLFSKVNLDLPLTSLNQALDELQQLYIKDAVYFHHPKYVAHLNCPLVLPAVLAETIIGAINSSLDTWDQSAGGTLIEQKVLDWTRDKMALGTNADGIFTSGGTQSNLMAMLLARDHFCHQRNPEHKNQLHGLPADFHKLRIFTSTVSHFSTQKAAAILGLGYNAVVSVPHDSEFRMDPQALEQSINQCIEQGNIPFAIVATTGTTDFGSIDPLHPIAAIAKQYSIWLHVDAAYGCGLLVSPRRAYLLEGINLADSVTVDYHKSFFQPVSCSAFFVKNKKHLSHLTYHAEYLNPLSASQEGTPNLVNKSIQTTRRFDALKMWLTLRIMGAKRLGQAFDKVVDTAQDAYRLMAQNPYFELIHYPELSTLVFRFIPKQKLPDADIDAINAAIRKALFREGNTVIAGTKVNGRQYLKFTFLNPATSQQHLQEIVHSIVMHGNDFLATHNNN from the coding sequence ATGTACGGAGACGCTCTGCTATTAGACAATTCACTCACACAAGATAGTCATATAACGGACGAAGATTTTTCCAGATATTTCTTAAATATGCATAGTGCTGGAGACTATCTTGATGACGCTTATAATGTCATTACCAGAATAAAGAAAATATTACAGCAGGTGGATAAGCCTTTCAGTGGGATATTACCCAATGAGTTATCCCCACTATTTTCTAAAGTGAATTTAGATCTTCCACTCACCTCTTTAAACCAAGCTTTAGATGAGTTACAGCAACTTTATATTAAAGATGCTGTTTATTTTCATCATCCAAAGTATGTGGCGCATCTTAATTGTCCATTAGTATTACCCGCCGTTCTGGCTGAAACCATTATTGGAGCGATTAATTCTTCACTGGATACTTGGGATCAAAGCGCTGGCGGGACACTAATAGAGCAAAAAGTTCTCGACTGGACACGAGATAAAATGGCATTAGGTACAAATGCCGATGGTATCTTTACTAGTGGCGGCACCCAATCAAATCTGATGGCAATGCTACTTGCGCGGGATCATTTTTGTCACCAGCGCAATCCTGAACATAAAAATCAGCTACATGGTCTGCCAGCAGATTTTCATAAACTGCGTATTTTTACCTCGACAGTCAGCCATTTCAGTACACAAAAAGCCGCCGCTATCCTGGGTTTGGGGTACAACGCTGTTGTATCTGTTCCTCACGACAGTGAGTTCCGTATGGACCCTCAAGCATTGGAACAAAGCATTAACCAATGCATCGAACAGGGCAACATTCCTTTTGCCATTGTTGCTACGACGGGTACCACAGATTTCGGCAGTATTGACCCACTTCATCCTATCGCGGCTATCGCCAAGCAATATAGTATCTGGCTACATGTGGATGCGGCATACGGATGCGGTTTACTGGTTTCACCTCGTCGCGCTTATCTACTGGAAGGCATTAATTTAGCGGATTCTGTCACGGTGGATTACCATAAGTCATTTTTCCAGCCAGTCAGTTGCAGTGCTTTCTTCGTCAAAAATAAGAAGCACTTATCCCATTTGACTTATCATGCCGAATATTTAAATCCACTCAGTGCCTCACAAGAGGGTACACCCAATCTGGTCAATAAAAGTATCCAGACAACTCGTCGTTTTGATGCATTGAAAATGTGGCTGACATTACGAATTATGGGTGCAAAACGACTCGGACAAGCTTTTGATAAAGTGGTCGATACTGCTCAGGATGCCTATCGATTAATGGCACAGAATCCCTATTTTGAACTTATTCATTATCCAGAATTAAGTACTTTGGTTTTCCGTTTTATTCCTAAACAAAAATTACCTGATGCGGATATTGATGCCATCAATGCGGCCATTCGTAAGGCACTATTCCGTGAAGGTAATACCGTTATTGCGGGTACCAAAGTCAATGGCAGACAATATCTGAAATTCACTTTCCTCAACCCGGCAACAAGCCAACAACATCTACAAGAAATTGTGCATAGCATCGTAATGCACGGAAACGATTTTCTGGCAACACATAATAACAACTAA
- a CDS encoding lysine N(6)-hydroxylase/L-ornithine N(5)-oxygenase family protein, which yields MITRPYDFIAIGIGPFNLGLACLTQPLKDVHSLFIDQKPGFDWHPGMMLENSTMQTPFMSDLVTLASPTHPLSFLNYIKQKGRIYSFYIRESFFLMRKEYNQYCQWAAEQLSNLRFNTRVDSISYDEDASLYTLHCSDTLTGQQHQFVCKKLVLGTGPAPYIPKCCQPFSERMVTSGDYLNNKATLQQKRSITVLGSGQSAAEIFYDLLSDIDKFDYQLNWLTRSPRFFPLEYTKLTLEMTSPEYIDYFYSLPGDKRDALNLSHKQLYKGINSSLINDIFDLMYTKRLNGKLNVNLYTNSELRQVSHANNGRDLTLALFQHEQEQSFSLDTEGVVLATGYQYQIPTFIEGIHHLIHWDEKGRYGVQRNYSIDQNNTIFIQNVELHTHGFVTPDLGMACYRNSCLIYEITGIEHYPIEKSIAFQQFSVDTEGAC from the coding sequence ATGATAACTCGCCCTTATGATTTTATTGCCATTGGAATAGGTCCTTTTAATCTCGGACTGGCTTGTTTAACTCAGCCATTAAAAGATGTTCATAGCCTGTTCATTGATCAAAAACCGGGCTTTGATTGGCATCCGGGAATGATGCTAGAAAATTCCACCATGCAGACCCCTTTTATGTCAGATCTGGTGACCTTAGCATCTCCCACTCATCCACTTAGCTTCCTTAATTACATCAAGCAGAAAGGGAGAATATACTCTTTTTATATCCGGGAAAGTTTTTTCCTGATGCGTAAGGAATATAACCAATATTGTCAGTGGGCGGCAGAACAGTTATCTAATTTACGCTTTAACACACGCGTTGACAGTATCAGCTATGATGAAGACGCTTCGCTATATACACTACATTGTTCAGATACGTTAACTGGGCAGCAACACCAATTTGTTTGTAAAAAATTGGTATTGGGTACCGGACCTGCACCTTATATTCCAAAGTGTTGCCAACCGTTCTCTGAACGGATGGTGACATCTGGTGATTATTTAAATAACAAAGCGACCTTGCAACAAAAACGATCTATTACTGTTCTGGGTAGTGGACAAAGTGCCGCAGAGATTTTCTACGATTTGCTCAGTGATATTGATAAATTCGATTATCAACTTAATTGGCTGACCCGTTCGCCACGTTTTTTCCCGCTGGAATATACCAAGCTGACACTAGAAATGACGTCACCAGAATATATAGATTATTTCTATAGTCTCCCGGGCGACAAGCGTGATGCATTAAATTTGTCCCACAAGCAGCTTTATAAAGGTATCAATAGTTCATTAATCAACGATATTTTCGATTTAATGTACACCAAACGATTAAATGGCAAGTTAAACGTCAACTTATATACCAATAGTGAATTACGACAAGTTAGCCATGCTAATAATGGCCGCGACCTAACATTGGCGTTATTCCAACACGAGCAAGAGCAATCATTTTCTCTCGACACCGAAGGAGTCGTTCTGGCAACCGGCTATCAGTATCAAATCCCGACTTTTATTGAAGGCATACATCACCTTATCCATTGGGATGAAAAAGGACGTTATGGTGTACAGCGTAATTACAGTATCGATCAGAACAATACCATTTTCATACAGAACGTAGAATTACATACCCACGGTTTCGTCACGCCGGATCTGGGAATGGCCTGTTATCGCAACTCTTGTTTGATTTATGAAATTACCGGTATTGAACATTATCCGATTGAGAAAAGTATCGCTTTCCAGCAGTTCAGCGTTGACACCGAAGGAGCATGCTAA
- a CDS encoding GNAT family N-acetyltransferase, with protein sequence MSVFNPTLFEKSLPEIGTFTLRPLDLERDIPILTDWVNRDYAHYWGMINNTKQQVWEFYQDLESRHPGSVFIGIYREQPAFLLECYRAQDDLIGKYYPAHPDDMGMHILVAPPQAKIRHFTWGIFQTIMAFLFSDPTVARIVVEPDIRNEKIHKLNLRAGFVYQKALVLPNKTAKLAFCTREQHQIALQREHHATTPTHLGSLMTNAMHLQPAVWQKVNRLHLCKAIAEFSHECLLVPQQLTEKADSDGYHHYRLDSYRLNSADHLVSYTFRARRMALDHWLIDADSLQKNANGEEKALDSLLFIIEFKQQLGISDVVMTTYLEEITSTLYSSAFKHNRIGISAMDLVNTDFQALEGEMMEGHPSFVANNGRIGFDIGDFQNFSPEAASAIHLVWLAAHKSKAHFACIEQLNYQQLLEQELGTTTMAEFDQRLIALNLNPKDYFLMPVHPWQWQNKLASVFAPDIANQKLVYLGIGADTYQAQQSIRTLFNRSHPQRYYVKMALSILNMGFMRGLSPYYMATTPGINDWLFDLVTQDPILQRYRFKILREVASVGFKNSYYEQAISSDTPYKKMMAALWRENPLQLIEPGQQVMTMAALLHSDQQGNALLPALISASGLPTQEWLRRYLESYLAPLLHCLYAYDLMFMPHGENIILVLENHIPQHIFMKDLAEEILVMNPDADLPEKASRVKVDMPEDMKTLTILSDVFDGIFRYLAAILDEQGDYSQDLFWQAVAECILSYQHNHPELSEQFVRYELFTPEIKRCCLNRLQIANNRQMLDLADPAQSLQFADNLINPIAKFGHS encoded by the coding sequence ATGTCCGTCTTTAATCCTACGCTGTTTGAAAAATCCTTGCCTGAAATAGGTACCTTTACATTACGTCCACTGGATCTAGAACGGGATATTCCCATATTAACTGACTGGGTTAACCGGGATTACGCCCATTATTGGGGAATGATAAATAATACCAAACAACAAGTATGGGAATTTTATCAGGACTTAGAATCCCGCCACCCGGGCAGTGTATTTATTGGAATCTATCGGGAGCAACCTGCTTTTCTATTAGAGTGTTATCGTGCACAAGATGATCTGATTGGAAAATATTATCCAGCACACCCAGATGATATGGGAATGCATATTCTGGTTGCACCACCGCAAGCAAAAATAAGGCATTTCACCTGGGGAATTTTCCAAACCATCATGGCCTTTCTGTTTAGTGATCCTACTGTGGCTCGTATTGTGGTTGAGCCCGATATACGTAATGAGAAAATTCACAAACTTAATCTGCGGGCCGGTTTTGTTTATCAGAAGGCATTGGTATTACCAAATAAAACAGCCAAGTTAGCCTTTTGCACCAGAGAACAGCATCAGATTGCGTTACAGCGGGAACATCACGCGACAACACCAACCCACTTAGGTTCATTGATGACAAATGCCATGCACTTGCAACCAGCGGTCTGGCAGAAAGTTAATCGTCTGCACTTGTGTAAAGCTATTGCTGAATTTTCACACGAATGTTTACTCGTGCCTCAACAGTTAACTGAAAAAGCAGATAGTGATGGATATCACCATTACCGTTTGGACAGTTACCGTTTGAATAGTGCTGACCATCTGGTCAGCTATACTTTTCGGGCACGGCGTATGGCACTGGATCACTGGCTGATTGATGCCGATTCGTTACAGAAAAATGCCAACGGAGAAGAAAAAGCACTCGATTCCTTGCTATTCATTATTGAGTTCAAACAACAACTTGGCATCAGCGATGTCGTAATGACTACCTATCTGGAAGAAATTACCAGTACTCTCTATAGCAGTGCTTTTAAGCATAACAGAATCGGTATCAGTGCAATGGATCTCGTGAATACTGATTTTCAGGCGCTGGAAGGGGAGATGATGGAAGGACACCCCTCCTTCGTCGCCAACAATGGCCGGATTGGTTTTGATATTGGTGATTTCCAGAACTTTAGTCCCGAAGCGGCCTCTGCTATACATTTAGTATGGCTGGCCGCACATAAGAGCAAGGCACACTTTGCTTGCATCGAGCAACTCAATTATCAACAGTTGCTGGAACAAGAACTAGGCACCACCACAATGGCTGAATTTGATCAGCGGTTGATCGCGCTTAACCTTAATCCAAAGGATTACTTCCTGATGCCTGTTCACCCCTGGCAATGGCAGAACAAACTGGCATCGGTGTTTGCGCCTGATATTGCTAATCAGAAATTGGTCTACCTTGGTATTGGTGCTGATACCTATCAGGCACAACAGTCAATCCGCACCCTATTCAATCGCAGTCACCCTCAGCGATATTATGTAAAAATGGCGTTGTCTATTCTCAATATGGGATTCATGCGCGGTTTATCACCTTATTACATGGCGACGACACCGGGCATTAACGACTGGTTATTTGATTTGGTAACACAAGATCCCATCCTGCAACGTTATCGTTTTAAAATTTTACGAGAAGTCGCCAGTGTTGGCTTCAAAAACAGCTATTACGAGCAAGCAATCAGTAGTGATACGCCTTATAAAAAAATGATGGCGGCACTATGGCGAGAAAACCCACTGCAACTCATTGAACCTGGGCAACAAGTGATGACTATGGCTGCGTTACTGCACAGTGATCAGCAAGGGAATGCCCTATTGCCCGCATTAATTTCCGCATCCGGCCTGCCTACTCAGGAATGGTTACGTCGCTATTTAGAGAGTTATCTTGCGCCACTGTTACACTGTTTGTACGCTTATGATCTAATGTTTATGCCACACGGCGAAAACATCATTCTGGTATTGGAAAACCATATTCCACAGCACATCTTCATGAAAGATTTAGCGGAAGAGATTCTGGTCATGAATCCCGACGCCGATTTACCGGAAAAAGCGAGTCGAGTCAAAGTAGACATGCCAGAAGATATGAAAACACTCACTATCTTATCTGATGTATTTGACGGTATATTCCGATATCTGGCTGCAATACTGGATGAACAGGGTGACTATTCACAGGATCTTTTCTGGCAGGCTGTAGCAGAGTGTATTTTAAGCTATCAGCACAACCATCCTGAATTGAGTGAGCAATTTGTACGTTATGAGCTGTTTACACCGGAGATTAAACGCTGCTGTCTAAATCGTCTGCAAATAGCGAATAACCGTCAGATGCTTGATTTAGCTGATCCGGCTCAAAGTTTACAGTTTGCTGATAACCTGATTAACCCAATTGCCAAATTTGGTCATTCGTAA
- the fhuF gene encoding siderophore-iron reductase FhuF, with translation MSNTNDSVTPLTTVVIEDIIQLFEQTFSHFTATMRVNADNIPATSMSFPQWSDTREFPVLIQRYQDEYYGDNDIKPNQKALYSLWAQWYFGLVIPPMILMLLEYPQAVDTHYNLFRLEFHDSGRPDIVYYHLTWLNESPLSLLHRHYSLLDRHIIPVCEKIESYQGINGRLLWNNIGYIMHWYLAEFSTRINSKSYQEIINGLFMEPQLPNGRDNPLYRTVILRHNNMQRRSCCQRNKLPGVGNCHDCPLESKVESKH, from the coding sequence GTGTCAAATACAAACGATTCGGTTACCCCTTTAACCACCGTGGTAATTGAAGATATCATCCAGTTATTTGAACAAACGTTTAGCCATTTTACTGCCACCATGAGAGTAAATGCAGACAATATCCCTGCTACTAGCATGAGTTTTCCTCAATGGTCAGATACAAGAGAATTTCCGGTATTAATTCAACGCTATCAGGATGAATACTACGGTGACAATGATATAAAACCTAACCAAAAAGCGCTGTATTCTTTATGGGCTCAATGGTATTTTGGTTTGGTTATTCCCCCGATGATATTAATGTTGCTGGAATATCCACAAGCAGTGGATACTCATTACAATCTTTTTCGGCTTGAATTCCATGACAGTGGCAGACCAGATATTGTTTACTATCATTTAACCTGGCTAAATGAATCACCTTTATCACTACTTCATCGTCATTATTCTCTGTTGGATCGCCATATTATTCCTGTATGTGAAAAGATCGAATCATATCAGGGGATAAATGGACGGCTTCTATGGAATAATATCGGTTATATTATGCATTGGTATCTTGCTGAGTTCAGCACAAGAATAAATAGCAAGTCATATCAAGAAATTATAAATGGTCTTTTTATGGAACCACAATTACCTAATGGTAGAGATAACCCCCTTTACCGTACTGTTATTTTACGGCATAACAATATGCAACGTCGCAGTTGTTGTCAGAGAAATAAACTACCTGGCGTCGGTAATTGCCATGATTGCCCTTTGGAATCTAAGGTAGAAAGCAAACACTAA
- a CDS encoding GNAT family N-acetyltransferase: MKITIRLAGTTEQLALEALQLRASLMWEEDRELLLANPHMIELPIEYITAGYVYIAEQANVILGFCVVLPLSDGNAELDGIFIEPGFWHQGIGKQLVQITLNDLHIYPMDFKMHRGGKGANPREHR; encoded by the coding sequence ATGAAAATAACCATCAGATTAGCCGGTACAACCGAACAACTCGCCCTTGAAGCTCTGCAATTACGTGCATCTCTTATGTGGGAAGAAGATAGGGAATTACTACTAGCAAATCCCCATATGATAGAACTGCCGATAGAATATATTACAGCAGGATATGTTTATATTGCGGAACAAGCTAATGTAATCTTGGGATTTTGTGTTGTATTACCGCTATCTGATGGAAATGCAGAACTTGATGGAATATTTATTGAACCGGGCTTTTGGCATCAAGGTATTGGCAAGCAATTGGTGCAAATCACATTGAATGATCTTCATATATACCCTATGGATTTCAAGATGCATCGCGGCGGCAAGGGAGCGAATCCCCGGGAGCATAGGTAA